The proteins below are encoded in one region of Arenibacter algicola:
- a CDS encoding HepT-like ribonuclease domain-containing protein, with product MAHEYDNISDEVIWTIIVRELPKLKEEIIKIKK from the coding sequence ATTGCACACGAATATGACAACATTTCTGATGAAGTTATTTGGACAATAATCGTGAGAGAACTACCAAAACTAAAGGAGGAAATAATAAAAATCAAAAAATAA
- a CDS encoding MFS transporter, whose amino-acid sequence MAENIKLGLKENWKQFTLLVIVNAFVGGMIGMERSIFPQFAELEFGVASKTAILSFITAFGITKALANYYTGRLANKFGRRNLLLFGWLIAIPIPFMLIYAPSWSFVIFANVLLGISQGLTWSSTVVMKIDLVGEKDRGFAMGLNEFAGYFAVGIVAFLTGYIADTYGITPYPFYIGIFISIVGFILTSLWVKDTRVFVHKESATDKTAPLDNVFLETTFKNKTLSSVTQAGLVNNLNDGMIWGLLPIVLLSLNYNNENIGIITAIYPTVWGIGQLFTGKMSDHYSKKVMLFWGMLLQGLAILLIPFSSDFYVLASISAILGLGTALVYPTFLSAIAQATSPRQRAESIGTFRLWRDLGYAFGAVISGITADLFGVEYAIFLIGGLTIISSLIIKFRMPEQIKNNKECIEVNEVKQALQANKKIQIIDVRSKEEYEQGHIPNALNISLQDLKDSISIFDKKNQFVTACGKGGGRSAEGAKLLKEYGLNAIWLCGGTNKWLNIN is encoded by the coding sequence ATGGCAGAAAATATCAAACTCGGATTAAAAGAAAATTGGAAGCAGTTTACGCTTTTGGTTATCGTTAACGCTTTCGTTGGCGGAATGATTGGAATGGAACGTTCTATCTTTCCGCAATTTGCCGAATTAGAATTTGGTGTAGCTTCTAAAACTGCCATACTTTCATTCATTACTGCATTTGGCATTACTAAAGCCTTGGCCAACTATTACACAGGAAGACTCGCTAACAAATTTGGACGTAGAAATTTATTGCTATTCGGTTGGCTCATTGCTATTCCAATTCCGTTTATGCTCATCTATGCACCTAGTTGGAGTTTCGTAATTTTTGCCAATGTACTTTTAGGCATAAGTCAAGGCTTGACTTGGAGCAGTACGGTAGTGATGAAAATTGACCTTGTTGGCGAAAAAGACCGTGGTTTTGCAATGGGCTTAAACGAGTTCGCGGGATATTTTGCAGTTGGAATTGTTGCATTTCTTACAGGATATATTGCCGACACGTATGGCATTACACCCTATCCATTTTACATTGGAATTTTCATTTCTATCGTTGGTTTTATTTTGACCTCCTTGTGGGTGAAAGATACCAGAGTATTTGTTCATAAAGAAAGTGCGACAGACAAAACAGCTCCACTTGATAATGTTTTTTTAGAAACCACTTTTAAAAACAAGACATTGAGTTCCGTTACACAGGCAGGGCTTGTCAATAACTTAAATGACGGAATGATTTGGGGCTTACTTCCAATTGTCCTTTTGTCCCTGAATTACAACAACGAAAATATCGGGATCATAACGGCTATTTACCCAACAGTTTGGGGAATCGGACAGCTATTTACTGGAAAAATGTCCGACCACTACTCAAAAAAAGTAATGCTCTTTTGGGGAATGCTTTTGCAAGGTTTAGCCATATTACTAATTCCGTTTAGTAGTGATTTTTATGTTTTGGCTTCCATTTCTGCAATTTTAGGATTAGGAACAGCATTGGTCTATCCTACATTCCTTTCCGCAATTGCCCAAGCAACAAGTCCAAGACAACGTGCAGAAAGCATAGGAACTTTCAGACTTTGGAGAGATTTGGGTTATGCTTTCGGAGCAGTAATTTCAGGAATAACAGCTGACTTGTTCGGAGTAGAATATGCCATATTCTTAATAGGTGGACTGACTATTATTTCTTCATTAATAATTAAGTTCCGTATGCCAGAACAAATAAAAAATAACAAAGAATGTATTGAAGTTAACGAAGTAAAACAGGCGCTTCAAGCGAACAAAAAAATTCAAATCATTGACGTAAGAAGCAAGGAAGAGTACGAGCAAGGACACATTCCAAATGCCTTGAACATTTCACTTCAAGATTTGAAAGACAGCATTTCAATATTTGACAAAAAAAATCAGTTTGTAACAGCTTGTGGTAAAGGTGGTGGTCGTTCAGCAGAAGGAGCAAAACTTTTAAAAGAATATGGACTCAATGCAATTTGGCTGTGTGGTGGAACGAATAAATGGCTGAATATCAATTAG
- a CDS encoding nucleotidyltransferase family protein — protein MKISEKNIERIKQLCEQYKVKNFSVFGSVLTDNFSSESDIDFVVDFEENDPLEYTDLYFQLKDKLEHLLKRQIDLIEERGIKNSFFRKEIDESKVVLYG, from the coding sequence ATGAAAATATCAGAAAAAAATATAGAACGGATCAAACAGCTTTGCGAACAATATAAAGTTAAGAACTTTTCAGTTTTTGGCTCGGTATTGACTGACAATTTTTCTTCAGAATCCGATATTGACTTTGTTGTTGACTTTGAAGAAAATGATCCGTTGGAATATACAGACTTGTATTTTCAATTAAAGGATAAATTGGAACATTTATTAAAAAGACAGATAGACCTGATAGAAGAACGTGGAATAAAGAACTCATTTTTTAGAAAGGAAATAGACGAGTCAAAAGTTGTTCTTTATGGATAA
- a CDS encoding DsrE/DsrF/TusD sulfur relay family protein encodes MKILIIINDAPYGAEKAFNALRIANQLNKDFPETEVVIFLLADGVNCAIPNQNTSNGYYNIERMLKLSTRKGTRLLLCGSCLEARGLKNIELVEKAEISTMAELTKEITASDKVLTF; translated from the coding sequence ATGAAAATATTAATAATTATAAATGACGCACCGTATGGAGCTGAAAAGGCGTTCAACGCTTTAAGAATTGCCAATCAACTGAACAAGGACTTTCCTGAAACTGAAGTAGTAATCTTCCTATTAGCAGATGGAGTGAATTGCGCTATTCCGAACCAAAACACTTCAAACGGCTACTATAACATTGAGCGAATGCTCAAACTCTCAACCAGAAAAGGAACACGACTTTTACTTTGCGGAAGTTGTTTGGAAGCTCGCGGTTTAAAGAATATTGAACTTGTTGAGAAAGCTGAAATCAGTACAATGGCAGAATTGACAAAGGAAATAACTGCAAGTGATAAAGTTCTGACTTTTTAA
- a CDS encoding excisionase family DNA-binding protein: METYNNVNKASKEEQKVDIQLYDALSTVIKDLKSKNPEIEIDETQERIKIPLSALKLLVEILEAMSKGKPFSLVPMPTEVTTQKAAEILGCSRPHFVKLLEEGKIDFTKVEKHRRVKFEDVMQYKRKIKEAQKKHIIDIMQSDEEIGLYDT; encoded by the coding sequence ATGGAAACATACAATAACGTTAATAAGGCCTCAAAAGAGGAGCAAAAGGTTGATATTCAATTATATGATGCTCTTTCTACTGTGATTAAGGACTTAAAGTCAAAAAATCCAGAAATTGAGATAGATGAGACCCAGGAGAGAATTAAAATTCCATTAAGCGCATTGAAACTTTTAGTAGAGATTTTGGAAGCAATGAGTAAAGGAAAACCATTTTCTTTGGTACCAATGCCTACAGAAGTTACAACTCAAAAGGCAGCTGAAATTTTGGGTTGTTCCAGACCTCATTTTGTTAAGCTTTTGGAAGAAGGCAAAATAGATTTCACAAAGGTTGAAAAACACCGAAGAGTAAAGTTTGAAGATGTAATGCAGTACAAAAGGAAAATAAAGGAAGCTCAGAAAAAGCATATTATTGATATTATGCAATCTGACGAAGAAATCGGATTGTATGATACATAG
- a CDS encoding helix-turn-helix domain-containing protein, translating to MDADLNITSGSVKSFGFCFNDGKNKTKRFLLTAGPYSSCVQFRTANGESLKKDWAMNNIQDFIEHSNMFRVFKVDELLFAEFKCPVEASSDIVWSNNNFFAFILTGRTLVKTPHNQYPIWAGDCIFVKKGSILIESEYQEDFCELMVFVPDDFIRSVMIKYKFPLESDSIESCDAVYPFGPDQILQTYFHSLLAYFYQPKPPANSLLKLKFEELIVSILSTSKHLPLKRYFKEIAQSTRPSIKQIMEDNFVYNLSISEYARLCARSLSSFKSEFTKTHNTSPGKWLLSKRLEHSKYLIDTTDQTLDMVCMNSGFENKSHFTRTFKAKYGIPPGQYKSHKN from the coding sequence ATGGATGCAGATTTGAACATCACATCGGGCAGCGTAAAATCTTTCGGGTTTTGCTTTAACGATGGAAAAAATAAAACAAAGAGATTTTTGCTAACCGCTGGACCGTACAGTAGTTGTGTGCAGTTCCGCACTGCAAATGGCGAAAGTCTAAAAAAGGATTGGGCAATGAATAACATTCAAGACTTTATTGAGCATAGTAACATGTTCAGGGTATTTAAAGTGGACGAATTACTATTTGCAGAATTTAAATGTCCAGTTGAAGCATCAAGTGACATCGTATGGTCCAATAACAATTTTTTTGCTTTCATTTTGACAGGACGAACTTTGGTAAAAACACCACACAACCAATATCCAATATGGGCAGGAGATTGTATTTTTGTGAAGAAAGGCAGTATTCTAATAGAAAGTGAGTACCAAGAAGATTTTTGTGAGTTGATGGTTTTTGTTCCAGATGACTTTATCAGGTCTGTTATGATAAAGTATAAGTTTCCATTGGAATCTGATTCGATAGAATCATGCGATGCTGTATATCCCTTTGGCCCGGACCAAATTTTACAAACATATTTCCATTCTTTACTGGCCTATTTCTATCAGCCAAAACCACCTGCAAACTCGTTGTTAAAGTTGAAGTTTGAAGAACTTATTGTTAGCATACTATCAACTAGTAAGCATCTACCTCTTAAACGTTACTTTAAGGAAATAGCCCAATCAACAAGACCATCAATAAAACAAATAATGGAAGACAATTTCGTCTATAACCTTTCCATTTCTGAATACGCCAGGCTGTGCGCTAGAAGCCTTTCTTCCTTCAAAAGTGAGTTCACAAAGACACACAATACCTCACCGGGCAAATGGTTGCTGAGCAAACGACTTGAGCACAGTAAGTATTTAATAGATACCACAGATCAAACACTTGATATGGTTTGCATGAACAGTGGATTCGAAAACAAATCCCACTTCACTAGGACTTTTAAGGCAAAATATGGCATACCTCCGGGACAGTACAAATCACATAAAAACTAA